A region from the Cryptosporangium arvum DSM 44712 genome encodes:
- a CDS encoding virginiamycin B lyase family protein, whose protein sequence is MSEVVLTGAPYAVTGDADGTVWATVLSPPGLARVRDGEVSYETLPDRPMLLTLAPDGALWYTAGDALGRRDVSGEHTVTALPEGSAPYGIAAAPDGTIWFTAPGRNQLGRLGDELVLVDLPVPDARAAMLTVGPDGAVWAALNGAGALVRVHDGSVDVVALPDGSAPVGVAAAAEGVWFADIAGGRVGRVDPSGRLHHTGFDATSRPHAVAADGAGGCWVTLWGSGELARIAADGTVTIRALPGHEPHGLWVSPTAVWVAMESGALVAVPRS, encoded by the coding sequence ATGTCCGAAGTGGTGCTGACCGGTGCACCGTACGCGGTGACCGGCGACGCGGACGGCACCGTCTGGGCGACGGTCCTGAGCCCGCCCGGCCTCGCCAGGGTCCGGGACGGCGAGGTGTCGTACGAGACGCTGCCGGACCGCCCGATGCTGCTGACCCTCGCCCCCGACGGTGCGCTCTGGTACACCGCCGGCGACGCCCTGGGCCGGCGCGACGTGTCCGGCGAGCACACCGTGACCGCGCTGCCCGAAGGCTCGGCGCCGTACGGCATCGCCGCCGCGCCGGACGGCACGATCTGGTTCACCGCGCCCGGCCGCAACCAGCTCGGGCGGCTCGGCGACGAGCTGGTCCTCGTCGACCTCCCGGTCCCCGACGCCCGCGCGGCGATGCTCACCGTCGGGCCGGACGGCGCGGTGTGGGCCGCGCTCAACGGCGCGGGCGCGCTCGTCCGGGTGCACGACGGGTCCGTGGACGTCGTCGCGCTCCCGGACGGCTCCGCGCCGGTCGGCGTCGCCGCGGCCGCGGAAGGAGTGTGGTTCGCCGACATCGCCGGCGGTCGTGTCGGCCGGGTGGACCCGTCCGGCCGCCTGCACCACACCGGGTTCGACGCCACGAGCCGGCCGCACGCCGTCGCCGCGGACGGGGCCGGCGGGTGCTGGGTCACGCTCTGGGGGTCGGGCGAGCTGGCCCGGATCGCGGCCGACGGCACGGTGACGATCCGGGCACTGCCGGGGCACGAGCCCCACGGTCTATGGGTGTCACCCACCGCGGTGTGGGTGGCGATGGAGAGCGGAGCGCTGGTGGCGGTGCCTCGGTCGTAG
- a CDS encoding bifunctional DNA primase/polymerase — protein MASLARAAHEYLVAGWPVLPGAYWSPQTCTYRCGRPGCDNGSPHPVDRGVPGRCGQRVPLRSIAADEVGQWWNDRGFNLIMPTGGPGATVVEGPARFVAAIEARLADDGCPLAPVLALPTGERQLFSAPIPVDDELWLATAMGGATLHGDGGWVTLPPSIVSGGRLRWERAPETIGWRLPPATAVRTALRAVLDPGRAAA, from the coding sequence TTGGCGTCGCTCGCCCGGGCGGCGCACGAGTATCTCGTCGCCGGGTGGCCGGTGCTGCCGGGGGCGTACTGGTCGCCGCAGACCTGCACCTATCGCTGCGGGCGGCCGGGGTGCGACAACGGCAGCCCGCACCCGGTGGACCGCGGGGTTCCCGGCCGGTGCGGCCAGCGGGTCCCGCTGCGCTCCATCGCGGCCGACGAGGTCGGTCAGTGGTGGAACGACCGGGGGTTCAACCTGATCATGCCGACCGGCGGACCCGGGGCCACCGTGGTGGAGGGGCCGGCGCGGTTCGTCGCCGCGATCGAGGCCCGGCTGGCCGACGACGGGTGCCCATTGGCGCCCGTGCTGGCGTTGCCGACCGGGGAACGGCAGCTGTTCAGCGCGCCGATCCCGGTCGACGACGAGTTGTGGCTGGCCACCGCGATGGGTGGGGCCACGCTGCACGGCGACGGCGGGTGGGTGACGTTGCCGCCGTCGATCGTCAGCGGGGGCAGGCTGCGCTGGGAGCGGGCCCCCGAGACGATCGGGTGGCGGCTCCCACCGGCCACCGCCGTGCGCACCGCGCTGCGCGCCGTCCTGGATCCCGGCCGCGCCGCAGCCTGA